The DNA sequence AAAATGTAAAAGATAAAGGGAAAGAAACTGTAAATCAAACTCAAAACTTAAATGATAATAAATCTGAGCAAAACAAAGAGAATAATAAGATAAATATTAATAACGCATCTTTAATAGAGTTAGATTCTTTACCTGGAGTAGGTGAAGTTACGGCTCAAAAAATTATAGATTATAGAGAAGAAAATACGAAATTTAAATCTATAGAGGAGATAAAGAATGTTAAGGGTATAGGTGAAAATAAATTTAATAATTTGAAAGATTATATTAGTATTTAATAAATTTAAAATTATGTTATTATTAATAATGTAAGACTTGCAAGGGAAGGAGACATATATTATGGAAATAATTAAAAAGCTTACAGATATGACTACATCAGGAGGATGAGCAGCTAAAATTGGGCCAGAGGTACTGGCTGGAGTATTAGCTCAACTACCTAAGAATACATCAGATAAAAAAGAAAATTTATTGGTAGGACTTGAAACATCAGATGATGCGGCAGTATATAAATTAAATGAGAATACAGCACTTATACAAACATTAGATTTTTTTACACCTATGATAGATGACCCATATATATTTGGTCAAATAGCAGCATCTAATTCATTATCAGATGTTTATGCCATGGGAGGAAAGCCTTTGGTTGCTATGAATATAGTGTGCTTCCCAGCTTGTCATGATATGAATGTATTAGCAGAAATTTTAAAAGGTGGGATGGACAAAGTAAAAGAAAGTGGAGCCTTATTAGTAGGTGGACATACTGTTGATGATAAAGAACCTAAGTATGGTTTATCAGTTTCAGGAGTAGTTCATCCAGATAAAGTATTATCTAATGCAACAGCTAAAGTAGGGGATAAACTGGTTATTACTAAACCAATAGGAGTTGGTATTTTAAATACAGCTATGAAGGAAGGTTTAGTTGATGAAGAAACTTCTAAAACTGTAGTTGACACTATGGTACATTTAAATAAATATGCAGCTATGAGTTTTGAAAATATAGATGTAAATTCAGTAACAGACATAACTGGATTTGGGCTTTTAGGGCATGTACTTGAAATGGCAAAAGCATCGGATGTTAGTATTGAACTTGAAGCTAATGAAATTCCTGTATTAAATGGAGCAATTGAAATGGCTAAAATGGGAATAATACCAGCTGGTATGTATAGAAATAAACAGTATATATCTAAGGATGTATATTTAGAAAATATAGATGAATCTACAGAAGATATACTATATGATCCTCAAACATCTGGAGGATTATTAGTATCCGTACCTGAAAAATTTGCTCAAATACTAGTAGAAGACATGAAAAAAAATGGTTCTATAGAGGCAAAAATAATAGGAACTGTTATTGAAAAGAATAATCATTATATAACAGTTAAGTAAAAGACTTATAGGGGGAGTGTGGCTTTAATGAACAAAAGAGAATTATTTGCTCAATTACCGTCAGTAGATGAAGTGTTAAATCAAGAAAAAATAATAGATGCTTTAAATGAATATCCAAGAAATATTTTACTTGAAGCTATAAGAGAAGCTATAGAAGAAAAGCGAAGAGAAATAGTTGACCTAAATCAATGTGATTTTGATAAATTTGAGATATCAATAGAGAAAATAGTATTAAATGTTATAAATAAATGTAATATAAAATATTCATTATCTCTAAAAAAAGTTATAAATGGAACAGGTACAGTACTACATACAAATTTAGGGCGTTCACTTTTAAGTGAGAGTATAAAGGAAGAGCTTTGGGAAGCTGCATCTAGATACTCTAACTTAGAATATGATATAGATAAAGGTCAGAGAGGTTCTAGATATACACATCTTACAGAAACTATAAAAAGATTAACAGGGGCTGAAGATGTTTTAGTTGTTAACAATAATGCAGCAGCTGTACTATTAGTTTTAAGTACTATGGCAAAAGGTGGAGAAGCTATAGTATCAAGAGGTGAACTAGTTGAAGTTGGAGGGTCTTTTAGAATACCAAGTATAATGTCATTAAGTGGAGCCGATTTAGTAGAAGTAGGTTCTACTAATAAAACTCATTTAAAAGATTATGAAGAATCTATAAATGAAGAAACGAAAGTATTAATGAAAGTTCATACAAGCAACTATAGAATACTTGGATTTACACAAAGTGTAGAAGTTGATGAGTTATGTGAACTTGGGAAAAAGTATGACTTACCGGTTATAGAAGACTTAGGTAGTGGTGTATTTTTAGATGTTTCAAAATATGGTCTTAGCTATGAGCCTACAGTACTAGATTCTATAAATAAAGGTGCAGATATAGTTACTTTTAGTGGAGATAAAATGCTTGGAGGACCACAAGCTGGGATTATAGTTGGT is a window from the Paraclostridium sordellii genome containing:
- the selD gene encoding selenide, water dikinase SelD, encoding MEIIKKLTDMTTSGGUAAKIGPEVLAGVLAQLPKNTSDKKENLLVGLETSDDAAVYKLNENTALIQTLDFFTPMIDDPYIFGQIAASNSLSDVYAMGGKPLVAMNIVCFPACHDMNVLAEILKGGMDKVKESGALLVGGHTVDDKEPKYGLSVSGVVHPDKVLSNATAKVGDKLVITKPIGVGILNTAMKEGLVDEETSKTVVDTMVHLNKYAAMSFENIDVNSVTDITGFGLLGHVLEMAKASDVSIELEANEIPVLNGAIEMAKMGIIPAGMYRNKQYISKDVYLENIDESTEDILYDPQTSGGLLVSVPEKFAQILVEDMKKNGSIEAKIIGTVIEKNNHYITVK
- the selA gene encoding L-seryl-tRNA(Sec) selenium transferase, producing MNKRELFAQLPSVDEVLNQEKIIDALNEYPRNILLEAIREAIEEKRREIVDLNQCDFDKFEISIEKIVLNVINKCNIKYSLSLKKVINGTGTVLHTNLGRSLLSESIKEELWEAASRYSNLEYDIDKGQRGSRYTHLTETIKRLTGAEDVLVVNNNAAAVLLVLSTMAKGGEAIVSRGELVEVGGSFRIPSIMSLSGADLVEVGSTNKTHLKDYEESINEETKVLMKVHTSNYRILGFTQSVEVDELCELGKKYDLPVIEDLGSGVFLDVSKYGLSYEPTVLDSINKGADIVTFSGDKMLGGPQAGIIVGKKEYIEKMKKNQLTRALRVDKLTICALEATLRMYLDEEKARKEIPTLKMLTYSMKELEEKANKLYSKIEYLNKYADIKIANGSSQVGGGSMPLELIDSKVITITPNEINVAMLEKKLRLGDAHIIARVYDDKYVLDARTIFEDEFEIIKEELEKALIGG